In Ipomoea triloba cultivar NCNSP0323 chromosome 7, ASM357664v1, a single genomic region encodes these proteins:
- the LOC116025044 gene encoding 7-deoxyloganetic acid glucosyltransferase-like: MMDKQVASHESSPSSPHVIMFPFPVPSHIHSMLNLAQIFCEAHLSVTFVMTVHARNAFSGFSDLESQFSHHAAGKIRFEYISDGLPDEHPRGVTELLGSLAATATPLLKEMVQKEEEGAAAAAPRCVVVADALLSFGVEMAEELGVPIFQFHCISASANWTCSSLPRLIRAGELPLKGRDMDMPITSVKSMEGFLRYRDLPAVFRVDDVHNDPTLQIFHQLPRNYTQSKHHIINTFHDLERPILDQMPTIMSNVYAIGPLHEFLAANGGSSNVIISDDDNTKSCLDCLDNQPAKSVLYVSFGTLSMVSRETLVEFWHGLVNSGQRFLWSLNSNLVTGREIPAEILTGSREMTCVVEWAPQRVVLGHFAVAGFLTHCRWNSILESIVAGVPMIGWPIYGEQQVNSRYVAEVWKVGLDMKDTCHRVIIEKMVRELMEERKDEFLKRAPHYSKLAKQSVRQGGSSSSNLEHLLEDIRRI; the protein is encoded by the exons ATGATGGATAAGCAAGTTGCATCCCATgaatcttctccttcttctcctcATGTAATCATGTTCCCATTCCCAGTTCCGAGTCACATCCACTCCATGCTCAACTTAGCCCAAATCTTTTGTGAAGCCCATCTTAGTGTGACTTTTGTGATGACCGTCCACGCTCGGAATGCCTTCTCAGGCTTCTCCGATCTGGAATCCCAGTTCAGCCACCATGCCGCCGGCAAAATTAGGTTCGAGTATATTTCAGACGGGCTCCCTGACGAGCACCCGCGAGGCGTGACTGAATTGTTGGGTTCTTTAGCGGCCACGGCGACGCCACTACTGAAAGAGATGGTGCAGAAGGAGGAGGAGggtgcggcggcggcggcgccgagGTGCGTGGTGGTTGCCGACGCGCTGTTGAGTTTCGGGGTTGAAATGGCGGAGGAATTAGGGGTTcccatttttcagtttcattgCATAAGCGCTTCCGCCAACTGGACTTGCTCATCTCTCCCTCGACTCATTCGCGCCGGCGAGCTTCCGCTAAAAG GAAGGGACATGGACATGCCAATCACCAGCGTTAAGAGCATGGAAGGCTTCCTTAGATACCGTGATCTCCCTGCAGTTTTCCGAGTTGACGATGTTCACAATGATCCCACTCTGCAAATCTTCCATCAACTCCCCCGGAATTACACCCAATCCAAACATCACATAATCAACACCTTCCATGACCTAGAGAGGCCGATACTCGACCAAATGCCGACCATTATGTCCAACGTTTACGCCATCGGACCACTCCACGAATTCCTTGCCGCCAATGGCGGCAGTAGTAACGTTATAATATCCGATGATGATAACACTAAAAGCTGTTTGGATTGTCTCGACAATCAGCCGGCGAAATCAGTGTTGTACGTAAGCTTTGGAACCCTATCAATGGTGAGTAGAGAAACCCTAGTGGAGTTTTGGCATGGGCTGGTGAATAGTGGGCAGCGTTTCTTGTGGTCTTTGAACTCGAACTTGGTGACAGGCCGGGAGATTCCTGCAGAAATCTTGACCGGTTCTCGAGAAATGACTTGCGTTGTTGAGTGGGCCCCGCAACGTGTTGTGCTAGGCCACTTTGCTGTTGCTGGATTTTTAACTCACTGCAGGTGGAATTCAATTCTGGAGAGCATAGTTGCTGGAGTTCCGATGATAGGCTGGCCGATCTATGGTGAACAGCAAGTGAATAGTAGGTATGTTGCAGAGGTGTGGAAGGTTGGCCTAGACATGAAGGACACTTGCCACCGAGTCATAATTGAGAAGATGGTGAGGGAACTTATGGAAGAGCGGAAAGATGAATTTCTTAAAAGGGCTCCACACTATTCGAAGTTGGCTAAACAAAGTGTGAGACAAGGGGGTTCATCCTCCTCTAATTTGGAGCATCTACTTGAAGATATAAGGAGAATATGA
- the LOC116025464 gene encoding 7-deoxyloganetic acid glucosyltransferase-like has translation MDMPITNVKGMEGFLRYRDLPALFQVDDDVHINDPTLQNLHQLAQNIAKAKHHIFNTFQELEGPILHQMPTIMSNVYAVGPLHEFLAANGGSSNVIMSDDDNNKSCLDWLNNQPVKSVLYVSFGTLSMVSRETLVEFWHGLVNSGQRFLWSLNPRRLLTDGEIPAEILTGSREKTCVVEWAPQRAVLGHSAVAGFLTHCGWNSILESIVAGVPMIGWPIHGEQQLNSRYVGEVWKVGLDMKDTCHRVIIEKMVRELMEERKDEFLERAQHYSKLAKQSVRQGGSSYSNLEHLLEDIRRI, from the coding sequence ATGGACATGCCAATCACCAACGTTAAGGGCATGGAAGGTTTCCTTAGATACCGTGATCTCCCTGCACTTTTCcaagttgatgatgatgttcACATTAATGATCCCACTTTGCAAAACTTACATCAACTCGCCCAGAATATCGCCAAAGCCAAACATCACATATTCAACACCTTCCAAGAGTTGGAGGGGCCCATACTCCACCAAATGCCGACCATAATGTCCAACGTTTACGCCGTCGGACCACTCCACGAATTCCTCGCCGCCAATGGCGGTAGTAGTAACGTTATAATGTCCGATGATGATAACAATAAAAGCTGTTTGGATTGGCTCAACAATCAGCCGGTGAAATCAGTGTTGTACGTAAGCTTTGGAACCCTATCAATGGTGAGTAGAGAAACCCTAGTGGAGTTTTGGCATGGGTTGGTGAACAGTGGGCAGCGCTTCTTGTGGTCTTTGAACCCCCGCCGGTTGCTGACCGACGGGGAGATTCCTGCAGAAATCTTGACTGGTTCTCGAGAAAAGACTTGCGTTGTGGAGTGGGCTCCGCAACGTGCAGTGCTAGGCCACTCCGCTGTTGCTGGATTTTTAACTCATTGCGGGTGGAATTCGATTCTGGAGAGCATAGTTGCTGGAGTGCCGATGATAGGTTGGCCGATCCATGGTGAACAACAATTGAATAGTAGGTATGTTGGAGAGGTGTGGAAGGTTGGTCTAGACATGAAGGATACTTGCCACCGAGTCATAATTGAGAAGATGGTGAGGGAGCTTATGGAAGAGCGAAAAGATGAATTCCTTGAAAGGGCTCAACATTATTCCAAGTTGGCTAAACAAAGTGTGAGACAAGGGGGTTCATCCTACTCTAACTTGGAACATCTACTTGAAGATATAAGGAGAATATGA
- the LOC116024478 gene encoding zinc finger protein 4-like — protein sequence MNLPNLNLQCEDESEVTSQVASNLSANEISPGPSYESTNTSSCLTNSVNPPVTLDLTLGFNASSDGEFKGTTASEASGEVVPHPPQGPLSRVFSCNFCRRKFYSSQALGGHQNAHKRERTLAKRAMRMGMLSDRYASLASLPLHGSAFRSLGVEAHASMHQRGVQQPNSPFHGARGGARFEQGYFGVPVFVEDDEVEMFWPGSFRQVDGNNTGFHPGQSSNINFVAMPPPKLPSTDPSSPFPDLNLKL from the coding sequence ATGAATCTCCCAAATCTCAACCTTCAGTGTGAAGATGAGTCCGAGGTTACGAGCCAAGTTGCCTCAAACTTATCTGCCAATGAAATATCCCCCGGCCCTTCGTACGAGAGCACCAACACTTCGTCCTGCCTCACTAACTCGGTAAACCCTCCTGTTACTCTCGACTTAACTCTTGGCTTCAATGCTAGCAGCGACGGGGAATTTAAGGGTACTACTGCGAGTGAGGCTAGTGGCGAAGTAGTCCCGCATCCCCCGCAGGGGCCATTATCTCGAGTTTTCTCGTGTAACTTCTGCAGGCGTAAGTTTTACAGCTCGCAGGCGTTGGGAGGGCACCAAAACGCCCACAAGAGGGAAAGGACTTTAGCGAAGAGGGCAATGCGAATGGGAATGCTGTCGGATAGATATGCTAGCTTGGCTTCCTTGCCCCTCCACGGGTCTGCATTTCGGTCTCTAGGGGTGGAGGCCCACGCTTCAATGCACCAACGAGGTGTGCAGCAGCCTAATAGCCCTTTCCATGGAGCCCGAGGCGGGGCAAGGTTCGAGCAGGGCTACTTTGGCGTCCCGGTATTCGTGGAGGACGATGAAGTCGAGATGTTCTGGCCCGGGAGCTTCAGACAAGTCGATGGCAACAACACAGGTTTCCACCCGGGACAAAGTTCTAACATAAATTTCGTAGCAATGCCCCCTCCCAAACTACCTAGTACAGACCCCTCCTCGCCCTTCCCCGACCTGAATTTGAAACTGTGA